The following are encoded together in the Stegostoma tigrinum isolate sSteTig4 chromosome 20, sSteTig4.hap1, whole genome shotgun sequence genome:
- the mmp21 gene encoding matrix metallopeptidase-21, with the protein MPLVLYLRVLWLSVITWGNCERLFHRRDHSDISSSEYRARPILSQTAAEKYLHKYGWTEQIKWENIQRQKTENFAGEHRAPRDLLDLIREGSSASKQWQQRQAESTKNSAYIEALKQFQKANGIPVTGELNKATQEAMNKPRCGVPDRVVSEDSLMDNETQDILNQATDFDKTTDNKSGTNMTVTSKVRKKRFLELLLFPSQQKVPVRPDLFNRVPEMAFSKAKLTWRLMGEGYSHQLSIEDQKHVLRMAFRMWSEVIPLQFEENNNSPASMVDIKLGFGTGRHMGCTRTFDGNGQEFAHAWQFGDIHFDDDDHFTTPNNANGISLLKVAVHELGHVLGLPHIYRTGSVMQPSYIPQNSMFELDWLDRKAIQQLYGVCRSPFDTVFDWIHREKNEYGETIIQFNTYFFRNDLYWLYENRNNRTRYGDPIALSVGWRGIPSNDIDAFVHIWTWTRDAIYFFKGTQFWRYDNENDQTYTEDAEGKKYPKVISEGFPGVQGPIDTAFYDKRNQNIYFFKGPNVVTFNVNTNQINGYPKRIIDVFPPVVQNDHPIENVNAVYYSYHYKSIFFFKSNFFWKVVSDRDKKQNPLLPLNGLMPMKNISDQWFDICDVHYSMLNKS; encoded by the exons ATGCCGCTGGTCTTATACCTGAGAGTGTTGTGGCTCAGCGTCATTACCTGGGGGAACTGTGAGAGACTGTTTCATCGTCGCGACCACTcggacatctcatcttcagaatACCGGGCACGTCCCATTCTGAGCCAAACTGCAGCTGAG AAATATCTGCATAAATATGGATGGACAGAACAAATAAAGTGGGAGAACATCCAACGCCAGAAAACTGAGAACTTTGCAGGTGAGCATCGCGCTCCTAGAGATTTGTTGGATCTTATCAGGGAAGGCTCCTCAGCTTCCAAACAATGGCAACAACGTCAAGCTGAGTCCACGAAAAACTCTGCCTATATTGAAGCTTTAAAACAGTTCCAGAAGGCCAATGGGATCCCCGTGACTGGAGAGCTAAACAAAGCCACCCAGGAAGCTATGAACAAACCGCGATGTGGGGTCCCAGATAGAGTTGTGTCTGAAGATAGCTTGATGGATAATGAGACACAAGATATTCTCAACCAAGCCACTGATTTCGATAAAACAACTGATAACAAGAGTGGTACCAACATGACCGTAACCTCAAAGGTTCGCAAGAAGCGTTTTTTAGAGTTACTGCTTTTTCCCAGTCAACAGAAGGTGCCTGTTCGCCCTGACTTGTTTAATAGAGTACCAGAAATGGCCTTTTCTAAAGCAAAACTTACTTGGCGCCTGATGGGAGAAGGTTATAGCCACCAGCTCTCCATCGAAGACCAGAAACATGTGTTGAGAATGGCTTTTAGGATGTGGAGTGAAGTTATTCCTTTACAGTTTGAAGAGAACAACAACTCTCCCGCATCAATGGTTGACATCAAGCTTGGTTTTGGGACAG GTCGACATATGGGCTGCACACGAACATTTGATGGCAACGGGCAGGAATTTGCTCACGCTTGGCAATTTGGTGACATTCATTTTGATGATGATGACCATTTTACAACACCAAATAATGCAAATGGAATTAGCCTGCTGAAG GTGGCTGTCCATGAACTAGGACATGTACTGGGTTTACCTCACATCTACAGAACTGGCTCAGTGATGCAGCCCAGCTACATTCCACAAAATTCAATGTTTGAGCTGGATTGGCTTGATAGGAAAGCTATTCAGCAACTCTATG GTGTATGCAGAAGTCCTTTCGACACAGTGTTTGACTGGATTCATAGGGAGAAGAATGAATATGGGGAGACAATAATTCAATTTAACAcatatttcttcagaaatgacttgTATTGGCTTTATGAAAATCGTAACAATCGAACACGCTATGGAGATCCAATTGCACTCTCAGTTGGATGGCGAGGAATCCCAAGTAATGACATTGATGCTTTTGTACATATATGGACATGGACAAGAGATGCCATCTATTTCTTCAAAG GTACCCAATTTTGGAGATATGACAATGAAAATGATCAAACATACACAGAGGATGCAGAAGGAAAGAAATATCCCAAAGTAATCTCTGAAGGTTTTCCAGGTGTTCAAGGTCCAATTGATACTGCTTTTTATGATAAAAGAAATCAAAACATATATTTCTTCAAAGGTCCAAat GTGGTCACTTTCAATGTGAATACTAATCAGattaatggatatccaaaaagaATTATAGATGTATTTCCACCAGTTGTACAGAATGATCATCCCATTGAAAACGTGAATGCTGTGTACTACTCATATCACTACAAGTCCATATTTTTCTTCAAAAGCAATTTCTTTTGGAAAGTGGTCAGTGACCGGGATAAAAAGCAGAACCCATTATTGCCACTAAATGGACTAATGCCTATGAAAAATATATCAGATCAGTGGTTTGATATTTGCGATGTCCATTATTCAATGCTGAATAAGAGTTAA